From the Paenibacillus sp. MMS20-IR301 genome, the window CTGCCCAGCGCTTCATTAATCGCTTCCCCTGTATGCTCGTAGAACTGCGCGGCGCCGATTCTGTCATACAGCCCCGTCTTCTTCAGCAGCTCCAGCGGCTGACTCTGGATGCCGGCAATCATCAGCCGTCCGCCGTCCGCCTGCAGCTGCTTCACCAGGGAAGCCAGATTGGCTTCACCGGTAGTATCCATCAGCGGAACCTTGCTCATGCGCAGCAGGATCACCTTGGCCTGATCCGGTCCCGGCCCCGGCATCGTATGATCGAAACGGTAGGCGGCCCCGAAGAAGAGCGGCCCCTCAACATTGTAGATTCCAATCTGCGGGCAGTCATGGCTGTCCGTTACCATATGGGCCTCAACCTTCACGGAAGCAGGATCAGGCAGTACCTTGGAGACCCTGTGGACCTCGCCCATCCGTTTCACGAAGAGAATTACCGCAAGCACCAGGCCTACCTCAACAGCCACTGTCAGATCTGCAAATACCGTCAGCAGGAACGTGATGAACAGCACCAGCGAATCACCGGTCTTCAGCTTCAGCAGATGAAGAAATTCCTTCCGTTCACTCATGTTCCAGGCTACGACCATCAGGATCGGAGCCATCGCCGCCAGCGGGATGCTTGAAGCATACGGTGCAAATAACAGCAGAATCAGAAATACGACAACGCCATGGATAACGCCCGAGAGCGGGGAAGCTGCACCGCTGCGGATATTCGTAGCGGTTCTGGCAATTGCACCGGTAGCTGGGATACCGCCGAAGAGCGGTGCGGCAATATTGGCGATGCCCTGGCCGACCAGCTCACGGTTGCTGTCATGCCTGGTCCCTGACATGCCGTCAGCAACCACTGCCGACAGCAGGGATTCAATGGCACCGAGCATGGCAATGATGAAGGCCGGACGGATCAGCAGCTTGATCTTCTCCCAGGTAATAACCGGGAAATGAAAGCTCGGCAGCGTATTGGGAATATCCCCGTAAGCCGAGCCAATCGTGGTAACCTTGCCGCTGAAGAACAGCGCGGCAATAACCGTTGCACAGAGCAGCCCGATCAGCGAGCCCGGCACCTTCGGCGCAAAGCGCATCCCCAGTATCACAACAGCCAGACAAATGCCCGCTGTCAGGATACTGTAGAGGTTAGTAGTCGAGAGATGTGCACCGATTTCCTTCATATTATCCACGAAGCTCTCATGGCGCTCCATATCCCTCAGCCCGAGAAAGTTGGCAATCTGCCCGCTGAAAATAATCACGGCAATCCCCGCCGTGAACCCGATCGTCACCGGCTTCGGAATGAACTTGATCAGTACCCCGAGCCGCAGGACGCCCATTACCACGAGTATAACCCCGGCCATCATTCCGGCAATCAGCAGGTTCTCATACCCGTATTCCATGGCAATGGCAAACAAAATAGGAATAAACGCACCCGTAGGTCCGCCAATCTGAAACTTTGAACCGCCGAACAAGGAAATTAGAATACCAGCTACTATGGTTGTATAAATTCCGTACTCCGGCTTGACCCCGGAAGCAATAGCAAATGCCATCCCGAGCGGGATGGCAATTACGCCGACGATCGTCCCTGAAATGATATCCTTGCGCAGTGAAGCCATGTTGTAGCCTTTAAATCGGCTGAGCCCAGTCATCATCTAACCTTCTTTTCTTTGAATATCTGATTATTTGAATATAATAATCACATTACTCCTGCCCGCTGCTCTTGTCAACGGGGGAATCTGCCCTGGCGGCACCCCGGAAGGCCGGGGTTATTCGCTGCGGATCCCTTCAAGCAGGGATATCGTATTCACAAGATGGTTGTCGAATATTTGTCTGGCTACTGCCAGAAGATCTTTGATCAGGGGATCGCGGAGGGCATAGATTACTGTAGTGCCTTCCTTCACACTGGTTACCACATTCTTGGCACGGAGCACGGCCAGCTGCTGGGATACGGCGGAACCCTCCGAGCCAAGGATCGCCTGCAGTTCGTTCACATTCTTCTCGCCTTCACTGAGCAGCTCCAGAATACGAATCCGCATCGGATGAGCCAGCGCCTTGAAGAATTCCGTCTTAAATTGTTGAATATCGCTGTTCATTGGACCTCTGCTCCTCATGCTATACTATACAATCTATATTATCTTAGCCTATTTAGCGGCAGGTGGCTACGCCGCTACCGCAAAATGTCAGCTCTCCGTGCACCTCACCGGTTCAAAAATTCACCGGGTAGAGTCTGAGCTCCCGGGTGCGGATCTCTACAAATCCGCCCAGCGCCATCGGTTCACCAAGGCATTCAAACATAATTAAATCCCCGCCCAGCCGCAGATAACCGGTGCCGTCCTCCTCGATATTCTCCAGTATCCCCGTGAGTATGACCGCTTCACCGTCCATGCGGATCTTGAAAGTGCTGCTGCCGGCCGGTATAATATCAACCCATCTCATGAACAGCGGGGGCAGCTCAAATTCCACTGCACAGGTCTCCCCGGCAGCTCCGGAGGCGCCGCACCAGATCCCCCTGCCTTCACCAAACTCTGAGGCAAACCGGATCTCATCCTTCTTAAGGCCCGCTGCAAGTATGTTAATATTCATCTTCATTAGCTCCATCATCAATGTTATAACGCCCATTATACATGACATACGGCTGCGGGACATATTGTGTATGTGAAAAGCGTATGACAGCATCGCGGTTACATGTCCTGTAATGCTTGGGATACTGCGTAAGCAATGCAAACAGGGATGCTGCGGCAGCCGTCAGGACTGCCGGGCATCCCCGGGGTGTAGCTATAATCAGCAGCTTGTTATTATAACGCCTTCGGGTGAAAGATCCCCAGCCGGGCAATCCGCTCCACTGCCTCCGCCAGCCGGGCTTCATCACTGACCAGTCCTACCCGGACGTAACCTTCACCGTAAGCACCAAAACCGATCCCCGGCGCCACTACCACATGCGCCTTATCCAGCAGCAGGCTGGCGAAGCTCTCCGAGGTATAGCCTTTTGGGACGGGAAGCCAGGCAAAGAAGGAGCCGCCCGGAGCTTCTGCCTCCCAGCCGATGTTGTGCAGGCCTTGAATCAGCAGGTTACGGCGTGCTTCATAACGGGCTACATTCTCCTCTACCGGAGTCTGGGGGCCAAGAAGTGCTGCCCTCGCTGCCTCCTGGACTGCACCGAACAGACTGACGTACATGTGATCCTGCAGCAGGTTGATGCTCTCAATTACACTGGCATTGCCTACAGCAAAGGCGACACGCCAGCCGGCCATATTGTAGGTTTTGGATAGGGTGTAGATCTCGATACCCTGGGCTTTGGCACCCGGTGTCTGCAGATAGCTCAGCGGCTTCTGCCCTTCATACCCGATAGCGGCATAGGCGAAATCATGCACCACACAAATATTATGCCTGGATGCGAACTGCACCGTTTCCGCGAAGAACTCCCCGGTAGCAACAGCGCCGGTTGGATTATTCGGGTAATTCAGGAACATCAGCTTGGCTTTCGCAGCGGTTTCAAGGCCAATGCTGCTATAATCGGGCAGAAAAGCATGCTCTGCCGTCAGCGGCATCATCTCCATCTCCGCGCGGGCCAGTGCAATTCCTGACCAGTAGTCCGGATAGCCGGGATCAGGCACGAGCGCCGTATCTCCCGGATTAAGCAGACACTGGACCACCTCAACCAGCCCGGTCTTGCCGCCGAACAAAACCGCCACCTCACGGTCCGGGTCAAGCTCTACGCCATATTCCCGGCTGTAGAATTCAGCTGCCGCTTCCTTCAGATACCTGTACCCGCGAAACGGCGGATACCTGTGGTTCTGAGGATCGGCCCCGGCTGTCTGCAGTGCTTCAACAATATGGGCCGGGGTAGGCAAATCCGGATTCCCCTGCCCCAGATTGATTACATCATGCCCCCCGGCGGCAACCGCACCTGCTCTGGCAACAAGTGCAGCGAAGAACTGCCCCGGCAGGGACTTCAGCAGTTCTGAAGGTTCAAACAAGTTCACTGGCAGCTCACCCTCTTCGTTTCGGATTCAGCAGCTTATCCTTCAGGGCTGGTTCAGTTC encodes:
- a CDS encoding sulfate permease, which encodes MTGLSRFKGYNMASLRKDIISGTIVGVIAIPLGMAFAIASGVKPEYGIYTTIVAGILISLFGGSKFQIGGPTGAFIPILFAIAMEYGYENLLIAGMMAGVILVVMGVLRLGVLIKFIPKPVTIGFTAGIAVIIFSGQIANFLGLRDMERHESFVDNMKEIGAHLSTTNLYSILTAGICLAVVILGMRFAPKVPGSLIGLLCATVIAALFFSGKVTTIGSAYGDIPNTLPSFHFPVITWEKIKLLIRPAFIIAMLGAIESLLSAVVADGMSGTRHDSNRELVGQGIANIAAPLFGGIPATGAIARTATNIRSGAASPLSGVIHGVVVFLILLLFAPYASSIPLAAMAPILMVVAWNMSERKEFLHLLKLKTGDSLVLFITFLLTVFADLTVAVEVGLVLAVILFVKRMGEVHRVSKVLPDPASVKVEAHMVTDSHDCPQIGIYNVEGPLFFGAAYRFDHTMPGPGPDQAKVILLRMSKVPLMDTTGEANLASLVKQLQADGGRLMIAGIQSQPLELLKKTGLYDRIGAAQFYEHTGEAINEALGSISHTRCEGCRHAAFRECSVLSGLEEAAPRGAAFKGRTPAVARKLSGGV
- a CDS encoding metalloregulator ArsR/SmtB family transcription factor, which gives rise to MNSDIQQFKTEFFKALAHPMRIRILELLSEGEKNVNELQAILGSEGSAVSQQLAVLRAKNVVTSVKEGTTVIYALRDPLIKDLLAVARQIFDNHLVNTISLLEGIRSE
- a CDS encoding pyridoxal phosphate-dependent aminotransferase, with translation MNLFEPSELLKSLPGQFFAALVARAGAVAAGGHDVINLGQGNPDLPTPAHIVEALQTAGADPQNHRYPPFRGYRYLKEAAAEFYSREYGVELDPDREVAVLFGGKTGLVEVVQCLLNPGDTALVPDPGYPDYWSGIALARAEMEMMPLTAEHAFLPDYSSIGLETAAKAKLMFLNYPNNPTGAVATGEFFAETVQFASRHNICVVHDFAYAAIGYEGQKPLSYLQTPGAKAQGIEIYTLSKTYNMAGWRVAFAVGNASVIESINLLQDHMYVSLFGAVQEAARAALLGPQTPVEENVARYEARRNLLIQGLHNIGWEAEAPGGSFFAWLPVPKGYTSESFASLLLDKAHVVVAPGIGFGAYGEGYVRVGLVSDEARLAEAVERIARLGIFHPKAL